One Edaphobacter lichenicola DNA window includes the following coding sequences:
- the rplL gene encoding 50S ribosomal protein L7/L12, producing MADIQQLEDSIVSLSLLEASALVKKLEERLGVSAAAAVAAPAAGGGAAAAAPVEEKTEFTVILKDAGANKINTIKAVREVTALGLKEAKDLVDAAPKPLKENISKDDAAAIAKKFEGVATIEIK from the coding sequence ATGGCAGACATCCAGCAGTTGGAAGATTCAATCGTTAGCCTCAGCCTCCTCGAGGCTTCGGCTCTGGTCAAGAAGCTCGAAGAGCGTCTCGGCGTTTCGGCAGCAGCGGCAGTTGCAGCCCCGGCAGCGGGCGGCGGTGCAGCGGCAGCAGCTCCGGTCGAAGAGAAGACCGAGTTCACCGTCATCCTGAAGGATGCCGGCGCGAATAAGATCAACACCATCAAGGCTGTACGCGAAGTCACCGCTCTTGGGCTGAAGGAAGCCAAGGATCTGGTCGATGCCGCTCCCAAGCCCTTGAAGGAGAACATCTCGAAGGATGACGCAGCAGCCATCGCCAAGAAGTTCGAAGGCGTTGCGACCATCGAAATCAAGTAG
- a CDS encoding SPL family radical SAM protein yields MEKINGRSLFPILPASPVGIARMAAEAEHADDGHLIEFKMLKVRSILNKSVSKRQLSLAYSINPYRGCEFGCKYCYARYTHEFMAPKAAAEMGEMSAEVATNTIDMRDPLAFERMIFLKQNAAWLLEQELKKIDPADEVALGTATDPYQPIERRAKITRSLLEVFARKEGYRLGIVTKSRLIERDIDLLVEVARRNSLVVHVTITTPDAALARLLEPRAPRPDLRFQAVKRLREAGIVAGVFGSPLLPGITDNEEALDGMARRAAAVGASFFAAHPLFLKPCSRPTYLSFVREHFPALQADYAKRFANADFAGREYRERLAKMVERACRRYGLGKRSSDALLTRNEEGAGKRPTLGVGATARQQRLFA; encoded by the coding sequence ATGGAGAAAATTAATGGCCGATCACTCTTTCCAATTCTTCCCGCAAGCCCCGTCGGGATCGCTCGTATGGCGGCTGAGGCAGAGCACGCCGACGATGGCCACCTGATTGAATTCAAGATGTTGAAGGTGCGCAGCATTCTGAACAAATCGGTATCGAAGCGGCAGCTGTCGCTCGCTTACAGCATCAATCCGTACCGCGGATGCGAGTTCGGCTGCAAGTACTGCTATGCGCGCTATACGCATGAGTTCATGGCTCCAAAGGCTGCGGCAGAGATGGGAGAGATGAGCGCAGAGGTCGCGACGAACACGATCGATATGCGAGATCCTTTGGCGTTCGAGCGAATGATCTTCTTGAAGCAGAATGCCGCATGGCTGCTGGAGCAGGAGTTGAAGAAGATCGACCCTGCGGACGAGGTGGCGCTGGGCACCGCGACCGACCCCTACCAGCCGATCGAGCGACGGGCGAAGATCACGCGCAGCCTGCTCGAGGTGTTTGCGCGAAAGGAGGGGTACCGCCTTGGGATTGTGACCAAATCGCGGCTGATCGAACGCGATATCGATCTGCTGGTAGAAGTTGCTCGCCGCAATTCCCTGGTGGTGCATGTGACGATCACAACCCCAGACGCTGCGCTGGCGCGTCTGCTCGAGCCGCGAGCGCCACGGCCTGATCTGCGTTTTCAAGCTGTGAAGCGGTTGCGGGAGGCGGGGATCGTCGCCGGAGTCTTCGGCTCGCCGCTCCTGCCTGGCATTACCGATAACGAAGAGGCGCTGGACGGGATGGCTCGGCGTGCTGCTGCCGTGGGAGCGAGCTTCTTCGCCGCCCATCCACTCTTCCTCAAGCCGTGTTCACGTCCTACTTACCTGAGCTTCGTTCGTGAGCACTTCCCCGCCCTTCAGGCCGACTACGCCAAACGTTTCGCCAACGCCGACTTCGCCGGAAGAGAGTATCGCGAGCGTCTTGCAAAGATGGTCGAGCGCGCGTGCCGACGGTACGGCCTGGGAAAGCGTTCGAGCGATGCCCTGCTTACTCGAAACGAGGAGGGCGCGGGCAAAAGGCCGACCCTCGGTGTGGGAGCAACGGCGAGACAGCAAAGACTCTTCGCTTAG
- the rplK gene encoding 50S ribosomal protein L11: protein MAPKKITGYVKLQIMAGKATPAPPVGPALGQAQVNIMEFCKQFNERTKAPDMAGLTIPVVISVYADRTFSFITKTPPAPVLLLKAAGIEKGSGTPNKEKKGKVTEKQIIAIATQKMPDMNATTVEAAAKTIRGTARSMGIEVVG from the coding sequence ATGGCACCGAAGAAGATCACTGGATACGTCAAGCTTCAGATTATGGCCGGCAAGGCCACCCCTGCACCTCCTGTCGGCCCCGCGCTTGGCCAGGCTCAGGTCAATATCATGGAGTTCTGCAAACAGTTCAACGAGCGTACTAAGGCTCCTGACATGGCCGGACTCACCATCCCGGTCGTCATCAGCGTCTACGCGGACCGCACCTTCAGCTTCATCACCAAGACCCCTCCGGCTCCGGTGCTCCTGCTGAAGGCCGCCGGTATCGAGAAGGGCTCCGGCACTCCGAACAAGGAGAAGAAGGGCAAGGTGACCGAGAAGCAGATCATCGCCATCGCCACCCAGAAGATGCCGGACATGAACGCGACCACGGTCGAGGCCGCAGCGAAGACCATTCGCGGCACTGCCCGTTCGATGGGCATTGAAGTCGTAGGCTAA
- a CDS encoding DUF4166 domain-containing protein encodes MPSIYERVLGEDFKRLHPMIQQRFSISSESGVGAIGRGVMEEVWHGPVYTLPFLYLGAWRSIMFPEQGRNVPFTIRNFAYRDRLGRETVTWLRTFETARPSAPQRRFDAYMIYSEQRRRIVDYLGTHQHLAVDIDISVAANGGVALRSGEQRFYEGPAAFRFPMALSGFAEVCEWFDESIGKFRIEVTVKNRVWGPLFGYRGSFRVEWLPVSKTPEDLLPKRVEKRE; translated from the coding sequence ATGCCGTCCATCTATGAGCGCGTGCTTGGAGAAGACTTCAAACGTCTGCACCCGATGATTCAGCAGCGGTTCTCTATTTCGAGCGAGTCAGGTGTGGGGGCCATCGGACGAGGGGTTATGGAAGAGGTGTGGCATGGGCCGGTCTACACGCTTCCCTTCCTCTACCTCGGCGCGTGGCGGAGCATCATGTTCCCGGAACAGGGCCGCAACGTACCGTTCACCATCCGCAACTTCGCCTATCGGGATCGATTGGGACGTGAGACCGTGACCTGGCTCCGCACCTTTGAGACCGCGAGACCATCGGCGCCCCAGAGACGATTCGACGCCTACATGATCTACAGCGAACAACGACGGCGCATCGTCGACTATCTCGGAACGCATCAGCACCTGGCCGTTGACATTGACATCTCCGTCGCTGCCAACGGTGGAGTCGCACTCAGGTCAGGGGAACAGCGATTCTATGAGGGGCCAGCGGCCTTCAGGTTTCCCATGGCTCTCTCCGGCTTCGCTGAGGTCTGCGAGTGGTTCGATGAATCGATTGGTAAGTTTCGCATCGAAGTCACCGTCAAAAATCGGGTGTGGGGACCATTGTTCGGATACCGGGGAAGCTTCAGGGTGGAGTGGTTGCCGGTCAGCAAGACACCGGAGGACCTGTTGCCAAAAAGAGTGGAAAAACGCGAGTAA
- a CDS encoding DoxX-like family protein: protein MRTPMDRLWKFTQDPALHQRWDLRFTTIHYLPKTDSTSPQRFLYETRVGFGLAVAGEGESTGTRSGASGEATSALKFWSDDSRSLIRAGAGYWKYIPAGEEIRFLTWYDYQPRFGLLGRVFDDLVFRPLMGWATAWSFDRLRLWLEDDFAPELVLRSSLIYGICRGLIAFVWIWHGLVPKLLFHDVGELAMLSNAGVAAPWLPLIGFAEIALGLLGLLAWRWRGYFLLTGTAMIAALFGVALSSPAQLSAAFNPVTLNLAVSALCFCGWLSHRGTAFAGRCLRRPYATKDNEVSDAVHL from the coding sequence ATGCGAACCCCTATGGATCGGCTTTGGAAGTTCACCCAGGATCCCGCGCTTCATCAACGGTGGGACCTCCGATTTACGACGATCCACTATCTTCCAAAGACTGATTCCACTTCGCCACAGCGCTTCCTCTACGAGACGCGGGTGGGGTTCGGGCTCGCAGTCGCTGGGGAGGGAGAGTCGACCGGCACGCGGTCAGGAGCCTCGGGAGAGGCTACCTCGGCACTCAAATTCTGGTCGGACGATTCGAGGTCTCTCATTCGTGCAGGAGCCGGGTATTGGAAGTACATTCCTGCGGGAGAAGAAATCCGCTTTCTTACCTGGTACGACTACCAGCCCCGATTCGGTCTCCTGGGCCGAGTCTTCGACGATCTCGTCTTCCGTCCGCTGATGGGGTGGGCGACTGCGTGGAGCTTCGACCGCCTGCGGCTTTGGCTGGAGGATGACTTCGCCCCCGAGCTTGTGCTGCGCTCCTCGCTTATTTATGGCATATGTCGCGGACTGATCGCATTCGTTTGGATCTGGCATGGGCTGGTTCCTAAGCTGCTTTTTCACGACGTCGGAGAGTTGGCTATGTTGTCGAACGCGGGTGTAGCTGCCCCTTGGCTCCCACTGATTGGTTTTGCGGAGATCGCTCTGGGTCTGTTGGGACTGCTTGCCTGGCGATGGCGTGGATATTTTCTGTTGACCGGTACCGCGATGATCGCCGCCCTCTTCGGCGTTGCTTTGTCATCGCCAGCGCAGTTGAGTGCAGCATTTAACCCCGTGACACTCAACCTCGCAGTGTCGGCCCTATGCTTCTGCGGATGGCTCTCGCATCGGGGGACTGCTTTCGCAGGTCGGTGCCTTCGCAGACCATACGCAACCAAAGATAATGAGGTCAGCGATGCCGTCCATCTATGA
- the rplJ gene encoding 50S ribosomal protein L10 — protein MALTRASKTEKVKQLAIELEHSTSAIIGTFKGLTAAKDFELRKTVRAAGGNYHVVKNKLAARASEGTKIESALQGLKGVSAVAYTSGDPVALAKALSTWVKDNAEFTFKLGIVDGKVIDVREIGDLATMPGKEELFSKLLFLIQSPAQRLATVINATGRDLAVVINQGVEKGKFAGAAAPAAVEAPKAEAKVEEAPVAVAAVAESPAAEAPAAESPAAEGQLVAEAHAIEAPAADATAEQPENSTASQGGEAATTDPVEG, from the coding sequence ATGGCATTGACCAGAGCATCAAAGACGGAGAAGGTGAAGCAGCTCGCGATCGAGCTCGAGCACTCGACCTCCGCTATCATCGGCACCTTCAAGGGCCTCACCGCCGCGAAGGACTTCGAGCTGCGTAAGACGGTTCGCGCCGCCGGCGGAAACTACCATGTCGTCAAGAACAAGCTGGCTGCACGCGCCAGCGAAGGCACCAAGATCGAGTCGGCGCTGCAGGGCCTTAAAGGCGTTTCGGCTGTTGCCTATACCTCGGGCGATCCTGTTGCCCTGGCCAAGGCGCTTTCGACCTGGGTCAAGGACAACGCCGAGTTCACCTTCAAGCTGGGCATCGTCGACGGCAAGGTGATCGACGTCCGCGAGATCGGCGATCTGGCCACTATGCCGGGCAAGGAAGAGCTCTTCTCGAAGCTTCTCTTCCTGATTCAGTCGCCTGCGCAGCGTCTGGCCACAGTCATCAACGCCACCGGCCGCGATCTGGCGGTTGTCATCAACCAGGGCGTCGAAAAAGGCAAGTTTGCAGGCGCAGCCGCACCGGCAGCTGTCGAAGCGCCGAAGGCGGAGGCTAAGGTTGAAGAAGCTCCTGTGGCAGTGGCCGCAGTTGCTGAGTCTCCTGCTGCTGAGGCTCCTGCTGCTGAGTCTCCCGCTGCTGAAGGTCAGCTCGTAGCCGAGGCGCACGCTATTGAAGCTCCCGCCGCCGATGCGACCGCTGAGCAGCCCGAGAACTCCACCGCATCGCAGGGTGGGGAAGCCGCGACCACGGACCCGGTCGAGGGCTAA
- the rplA gene encoding 50S ribosomal protein L1, which translates to MARKLSKNLVKARALVEPRPYLLADAVPLLQKAKYAKFDETVDLTMRLGVDPRHADQMVRGTVVLPHGLGKSKIVAVITSGDRIKEAEAAGAEFVGGEELVEKIQKENWTAFDALIATPDMMRSVGRLGKVLGPKGLMPNPKTGTVTTDVAAAVKEIKAGKVEFRTDKTALVHVPVGKLSFDPQKLVDNAMTVITSVVKAKPSAAKGKYIKGVTLSSSMGPGIQLDYAAAELAGKA; encoded by the coding sequence ATGGCAAGGAAGCTCTCTAAGAATCTAGTAAAGGCGCGTGCGCTCGTTGAGCCCCGTCCTTATCTGTTGGCGGACGCAGTTCCGCTCCTGCAAAAAGCAAAGTACGCGAAGTTCGACGAGACCGTCGATCTGACCATGCGTCTTGGCGTCGATCCTCGCCACGCGGACCAGATGGTTCGCGGCACGGTAGTTCTCCCGCACGGTCTGGGCAAGTCGAAGATCGTCGCCGTGATCACCTCGGGCGATCGCATCAAGGAAGCAGAGGCTGCTGGCGCAGAGTTTGTCGGTGGTGAGGAGTTGGTCGAGAAGATCCAGAAAGAAAACTGGACTGCCTTTGACGCTCTGATCGCGACCCCCGACATGATGCGTTCGGTCGGACGTCTCGGTAAGGTGCTTGGCCCCAAGGGTCTGATGCCCAACCCGAAGACGGGCACGGTTACCACTGATGTTGCCGCTGCGGTCAAGGAGATCAAGGCTGGTAAGGTCGAGTTCCGAACCGACAAGACCGCGCTGGTTCACGTTCCGGTTGGCAAGCTCTCGTTCGATCCGCAGAAGCTGGTCGACAATGCGATGACCGTCATTACGAGTGTTGTGAAGGCCAAGCCGTCGGCCGCCAAGGGCAAGTACATCAAGGGCGTCACGCTGAGCTCGAGCATGGGCCCTGGCATTCAGCTCGACTACGCCGCTGCCGAACTTGCGGGCAAGGCTTAA